A window from Prochlorococcus marinus str. GP2 encodes these proteins:
- a CDS encoding PAP/fibrillin family protein produces MESEDDLLNLLLKSPNSDKIQSIAEQLEFDHNFSFSKDRNALEGVWELRWSSSNSPFLKYSPFIDNLQILDPINLNGLNLLKPRGIKSIIGTGILIRLNYINEKKIGVKFTHAGVIGPKFGRKNIKAMKEINNEQLGWLEITYLSNKLRICRGDKGTLFVLRKKNSPILFKNFKEFIKIY; encoded by the coding sequence ATGGAATCCGAAGATGATTTATTAAATTTACTTCTTAAATCACCCAATTCAGATAAGATTCAATCTATTGCCGAACAACTTGAATTTGATCATAATTTTTCCTTTAGCAAAGATAGAAATGCTTTAGAGGGTGTTTGGGAGCTTAGGTGGAGTAGTTCTAATAGTCCTTTTTTAAAATATTCTCCTTTTATTGATAACCTTCAAATTCTTGATCCCATAAATTTAAATGGTCTTAATTTACTTAAACCTAGAGGAATAAAATCAATTATTGGTACTGGTATTTTAATAAGACTCAATTACATCAATGAAAAAAAAATTGGGGTCAAATTTACACATGCTGGTGTTATAGGTCCTAAATTTGGAAGAAAAAATATAAAGGCTATGAAAGAAATAAATAATGAACAATTAGGGTGGTTAGAGATAACTTATTTAAGTAATAAACTTAGAATCTGTAGAGGTGATAAAGGAACTTTATTTGTTCTAAGAAAAAAAAATTCACCGATTTTATTCAAGAATTTCAAGGAATTTATTAAAATCTATTAA
- a CDS encoding MAPEG family protein: MQVVFAWSLCLSVGVVLISIIPLTIGRIKAGYSVENMSAPRALFDELPSFGKRAVWCHQNCWESISLHAPACLLCLITLTDSNISIIAALIHPIFRVLYIGAYVFNIPTARGLMWASGILTTLLLYKEGLTQLI, from the coding sequence ATGCAAGTAGTTTTTGCCTGGAGCCTTTGTCTCTCAGTAGGTGTTGTTTTAATATCAATTATTCCATTAACTATTGGGAGGATTAAAGCAGGTTATTCTGTTGAAAATATGTCTGCTCCAAGGGCTTTATTCGATGAATTACCTTCATTTGGGAAAAGAGCAGTTTGGTGTCATCAGAATTGTTGGGAAAGTATTTCCCTACATGCACCAGCATGTCTTCTTTGTTTGATTACTTTAACTGACTCAAATATTTCAATAATTGCAGCATTGATTCATCCTATTTTTCGTGTTTTATATATTGGTGCTTATGTATTTAATATCCCAACAGCTAGAGGTTTAATGTGGGCCTCAGGAATTCTTACAACACTTTTACTTTACAAAGAGGGCTTAACACAATTGATATAA
- a CDS encoding restriction endonuclease, with protein MLEERIRLREIDAYGNEDYKKWIGNPPLDEKAIVKNIFNGSKRFKEGIPYFWEKVILKKFGSIELFFEKWRSYCNENPTIDDEIVGSTRKLETEDWFVFIASQIEKSCLNLIENDYSKTINESYKKGIRFENYCMQILKQNGWEVKETPNTGDQGVDLIASINDLRICIQCKNHEKAIGNKAVQEISAGKLFWKGTHAILVSKSGFTKSAQQLAKSNKVRLINEYQLKDLKNLLFK; from the coding sequence TTGTTAGAGGAAAGGATTAGATTAAGGGAAATAGATGCTTACGGTAACGAGGATTATAAAAAATGGATTGGCAATCCACCTCTTGATGAAAAAGCCATTGTGAAAAATATATTTAATGGATCTAAGCGATTTAAAGAGGGGATACCATACTTCTGGGAAAAAGTAATTTTAAAAAAATTTGGAAGTATAGAATTATTTTTCGAAAAGTGGCGATCTTATTGTAATGAAAATCCTACTATTGATGATGAGATAGTTGGATCTACTAGGAAGCTCGAGACTGAAGATTGGTTTGTATTCATAGCAAGTCAAATAGAGAAATCATGCCTAAACCTAATAGAAAATGATTACTCAAAAACAATTAACGAAAGCTATAAAAAAGGTATTAGATTTGAAAATTATTGTATGCAAATTCTCAAACAGAATGGCTGGGAAGTTAAAGAAACCCCTAATACTGGAGATCAAGGGGTTGACTTAATTGCATCAATAAATGATTTGAGAATATGTATACAATGCAAAAATCATGAAAAAGCTATTGGAAATAAAGCAGTGCAGGAAATTTCAGCTGGTAAATTATTTTGGAAAGGTACTCATGCAATATTAGTTTCAAAATCTGGGTTTACAAAGTCAGCGCAACAACTAGCAAAATCAAACAAAGTTAGATTAATTAATGAATATCAGTTAAAAGACTTAAAAAACTTATTGTTTAAATAG